One part of the Eptesicus fuscus isolate TK198812 chromosome 20, DD_ASM_mEF_20220401, whole genome shotgun sequence genome encodes these proteins:
- the MEIOC gene encoding meiosis-specific coiled-coil domain-containing protein MEIOC — translation MASHCVMSLSGFLFLLVQPKVAFRGGANRCWNLSADTSGRLTDVFSGVMSGSSSFYDCYKAQSEDNVDLRQTYNTPLSSSTEYASSVDSSIFYAPWSTYGDDIKQPSNSQINVKNRIQTERNDYGSETDLYGLVSNILEEQDKSQPYFADGTCSSNLKSVWPVNTSRFADHHDLLTETKRPIDPAISQQAFYTGESVSAVEKQYLHNSNLTPQQKIDELYHGFTGLDLEEQWMYPSRSDHSNCYNIQTNDTAKTTFQEYPFVKNCFTPQAGLSEVMKESGADTYPYGREKMCVKSLEAPLQQKRAEIFLSQFNRYNESADYCRYPEYAHPNKAKLTKCSNFSVQDSKKLANGTPETPTVEADSYTKLFQVKPANQKKMEETIPDQQNFTFPKTTPHLTEKQFAKEAAFTADFGLKSEYGLKPHTVCPANNDFANVTEKQQFAKAEPPNSEYFKSVTLLSNSATSSGGINLNRPTWMNVHTKSNTPIPYRNQGNLMKLNSHLNAASKGSNHSSDFPQLSSTNLTPNSNLFQKYCQENPSAFSSFDFNYNGAERIQSVNHMEGMTKTAEENLFELVTDKKIKQPNGFCDNYSVQQFGIIENVNKHNFQTKPQSGHYDPEEGAKHLDGLSQNTYQDLLEAQSHFNSHRQGSGDNNINSRVNRTQASCFSNYMMGDLRHNQSFQQLGSNGFPLRSTHPFGHSVVPLLDSYDLFSYDELSHLYPYFNDMMYGDNSFSGFVPTFGFQRPIKTRSGPASELHIRLEECYEQWRALEKERKKTELALAKNYPGKKVSSTNNTPIPRLTSNPSRVDRLIVDELREQARVVTLLGKMERLRSSPLHANISTALDRHLESIHIVQSRRKDEIVNASNRQKQGVPRCQDDRDVFALAAAIKEMCVATRKARTTLWCALQMTLPKTANTTGQTDVEKALQDIVNCEDKVHESINSSNPLNQRGDTNKH, via the exons ATGGCTTCGCACTGCGTGATGTCTCTCTCTGGTTTCCTATTCCTGCTCGTGCAGCCCAAGGTGGCGTTCCGCGGAGGTGCGAATCGCTGCTGGAACCTCAGCGCCGACACCAGCGGTAGACTAACGGATGTGTTCAGCGGCGTGATGTCCGGCTCCTCTTCCTTCTATGATTGCTACAAAGCGCAG agTGAAGACAATGTTGACCTAAGGCAGACCTATAATACTCCACTTTCTTCATCAACTGAATATGCAAGTTCTGTAGATTCTTCAATTTTCTATGCACCATGGTCTACTTATGGAGATGATATTAAGCAGCCTTCTAATTCTCAGATTAATGTAAAGAACAG gattCAAACAGAAAGAAATGACTATGGCAGTGAAACAGACTTATATGGACTTGTATCTAACATTTTGGAAGAACAAGATAAGTCACAGCCATATTTTGCTGACGG GACCTGCTCCTCCAATTTAAAGTCAGTTTGGCCAGTGAACACAAGCAGATTTGCAGATCACCATGACCTGTTAACAGAAACCAAAAGGCCAATAGATCCAGCCATCTCTCAGCAAGCTTTTTATACTGGTGAATCTGTGTCAGCAGTGGAAAAGCAATACCTGCATAATAGTAATCTCACACCACAACAAAAAATAGATGAACTTTATCATGGATTTACTGGTTTAGACCTTGAAGAACAATGGATGTACCCCTCACGAAGTGATCATTCTAATTGTTACAATATTCAGACAAATGATACAGCTAAGACAACATTCCAAGAATATCCATTTGTCAAAAACTGTTTTACACCACAAGCTGGCCTCTCTGAGGTCATGAAAGAATCAGGAGCTGATACTTACCCTTatggaagagagaaaatgtgTGTTAAAAGTCTTGAAGCACCATTACAGCAAAAAAGGGCAGAGATATTTCTTTCCCAGTTTAATAGATACAATGAGAGTGCAGATTATTGTAGGTACCCAGAATATGCTCATCCTAATAAGGCTAAACTTACTAAGTGTTCGAATTTTAGTGTCCAAGATAGTAAAAAATTAGCCAATGGCACACCTGAAACACCAACTGTAGAAGCAGACAGCTACACAAAGTTATTTCAGGTTAAACcagcaaatcagaaaaaaatggaagagacaATACCTGACCAGCAGAATTTCACATTTCCAAAAACTACACCACACCTGACAGAAAAACAGTTTGCAAAGGAAGCAGCATTCACTGCTGATTTTGGCTTAAAATCAGAATATGGACTAAAACCTCATACAGTTTGTCCAGCTAATAATGATTTTGCTAATGTCACAGAAAAGCAACAGTTTGCTAAAGCTGAGCCCCCAAATTCTGAGTATTTTAAATCAGTTACTTTATTGTCAAACTCAGCAACATCTTCAGGAGGTATCAACTTAAATAGGCCAACTTGGATGAATGTCCACACAAAAAGTAACACTCCTATTCCTTATCGAAATCAAGGTAACTTGATGAAATTAAATAGTCATTTAAATGCAGCTTCAAAAGGTTCTAACCATTCTTCAGATTTCCCCCAACTATCATCCACAAATTTAACTCCAAATAGTAATTTGTTTCAGAAGTATTGCCAAGAAAACCCTTCAGCATTTTCTAGTTTTGATTTCAATTATAATGGTGCAGAAAGAATTCAATCTGTCAATCACATGGAAGGAATGACAAAGACTGCAGAAGAAAATCTCTTTGAATTGGttacagataaaaaaataaagcagccaAATGGATTTTGTGATAATTACTCAGTTCAGCAGTTTGGGATCAttgaaaatgtaaacaaacatAATTTTCAAACTAAGCCTCAGAGTGGACATTATGATCCTGAGGAAGGTGCAAAGCATTTAGATGGATTATCTCAAAACACATATCAAGATCTCTTGGAGGCACAGAGTCATTTTAATAGCCACAGACAGGGAAGTGGAGATAACAATATTAATAGCCGTGTAAATCGCACGCAGGCGTCATGCTTTTCTAATTATATGATGGGAGATTTAAGACATAATCAGAGTTTTCAACAACTTGGTTCAAATGGGTTTCCCCTAAGGTCCACCCACCCATTTGGCCATTCAGTTGTTCCACTCTTGGATTCCTATGATTTGTTTTCTTATGATGAGTTAAGCCATTTATACCCTTATTTTAATGATATGATGTATGGTGATAATTCCTTTTCTGGTTTTGTGCCAACTTTTGGATTTCAAAGACCAATTAAAACCCGTAGTGGACCAGCCAGTGAACTTCATATTCGTCTGGAAGAATGCTATGAACAATGGAGAGCattagaaaaggagagaaaaaag ACTGAATTGGCCCTTGCCAAGAATTACCCAGGAAAAAAAGTATCCAGTACTAACAATACTCCAATTCCAAGGCTGACTTCCAACCCATCTAGAGTTGATCGCTTAATTGTGGATGAACTTCGAGAACAAGCCAGG GTTGTAACTTTACTAGGCAAGATGGAACGTCTTCGAAGCTCTCCCCTTCACGCCAATATCTCTACTGCTCTTGATAGACACTTGGAGTCCATTCACATTGTACAGTCACGTAGAAAGGATGAAATTGTTAATGCTTCAAATCGTCAAAAGCAAGGAGTTCCTAGATGCCAAGATGACAGAG ATGTTTTTGCCCTTGCTGCAGCAATTAAAGAGATGTGTGTGGCTACTCGGAAGGCACGCACTACTCTGTGGTGTGCACTGCAGATGACCTTGCCTAAAACAGCCAATACAACTGGCCAAACAGATGTGGAAAAGGCTTTACAAGATATAGTAAACTGTGAAGATAAAGTCCATGAAAGCATAAATAGTAGCAATCCATTGAATCAGAGAGGTGACACAAACAAACATTAA